From Haloarcula sp. CBA1127, a single genomic window includes:
- a CDS encoding VOC family protein, producing MLSSPAWLTLEVKYPDRATAFYEAFLELDVVSATPDEAVLAAGDTELRLRAPGTVPRGGLHTHYALTIPEREYDDWSDRLDERFDLVEHTFGDARSLYFYDPQGNCVELGERAVDGAGVTGLFELVLEVEGLSSAVEFYTTLGFELVDDSRDEGRVRLSTGDLDLELWSPRLGIADARGGVHVDFGLVAEDPKSTAREVADDALSVTSVEEGVRIRDPDGHYLTLVSA from the coding sequence ATGCTCTCATCGCCCGCCTGGCTCACGCTAGAGGTGAAGTACCCAGACCGTGCGACGGCGTTCTACGAGGCCTTTCTGGAACTCGACGTCGTTTCAGCGACGCCAGACGAGGCCGTGCTCGCGGCCGGCGACACCGAACTCAGGCTCCGCGCGCCGGGAACAGTTCCACGCGGCGGGCTCCACACCCACTATGCGCTCACGATTCCCGAGCGGGAGTACGACGACTGGTCCGACCGGCTGGACGAGCGTTTCGACCTAGTCGAACACACCTTCGGGGACGCGCGGTCGCTATACTTCTATGACCCGCAGGGCAACTGCGTGGAACTCGGCGAGCGGGCGGTCGACGGCGCTGGCGTCACTGGCCTGTTCGAACTTGTCCTCGAAGTCGAGGGGCTGTCCTCGGCGGTGGAGTTCTACACCACGCTGGGGTTCGAACTGGTTGATGACAGCCGTGACGAAGGCCGGGTCAGGCTGTCGACCGGCGACCTCGACCTGGAACTGTGGTCACCACGGCTCGGTATCGCCGACGCCCGCGGCGGCGTCCACGTCGACTTCGGCCTCGTCGCCGAGGACCCGAAATCGACGGCCAGAGAGGTCGCTGACGACGCGCTCTCGGTCACATCGGTCGAAGAGGGGGTCCGAATTAGGGACCCGGACGGCCACTACCTGACGCTGGTGTCAGCGTAG